From Granulicella sp. WH15, the proteins below share one genomic window:
- a CDS encoding carboxypeptidase-like regulatory domain-containing protein, with amino-acid sequence MKINKSSPTRFHRRHGTWAPARLLLLLLTIGSWVNARAQFDSGAVLGNIKDPSGATLSSATVELLNVAKGVKVVHQTDAGGSYEFDSVQPGEYSISVTAPGFQVSRTDNFTVNVGARQRVDLALQLGAATETVNVSGAAAQLETETSDRGETVQGAQAVVLPLNGRSYADLAQLVPGVRRSLIATVASTPPRDASYNVNGLTSMDNNFTLDGIDNNAYQEANQGYSNEAVIPSPDALQEFKVQTNNYSAEYGRAGGAIVNATTRSGTSAFHGGAYDYFRNTVLNAFGPFYGTGVKPTLVQNQFGGTFGGPILKDRVFFFMDFEGLRSISHALTTATLPTAAELTGLFTVDGTATGTPVPVKNPYTGKAYLNGQVPLNDPNIDPIALAAFKALPTPNIPGAGLTAANYQYLPAAPTVDNKGDARVDYVLNEKQNGFFRYSQRAVTYFQPPPFPGAAGGNSNGTLYARTRQIAAGYNWTVTANSILELRFGETWTESGKQPVFLGAPNFLAGIPNVPQDPTYTGGLNAQGVSGFTQFGEQGTNPQFNNPTQANPKVNYTWVHGHHSLKVGYEFGWLSQAISDFHPKFGQDTYAGSFSSYSPPPGTPGSSSTAQAANLTDFLFGARSNYQLNAPNEVNYLRYWHMGYVQDDWKPLPNLTVNIGLRYEFMSPNYEQDNKFYNFDPVNDRLLAAGTGTDINSTAPGHVYNIHYTGGNSLADRGLVDPVYTNLGPRVGFAYQTSPKTVIRGGYGISYAYLFRFGGEGLLAYNGPNNYNATLPSNQTPSQGLCSSLTQDPTTCFRRTQDGYQTNFAGPTNFSTTKAQTHYTPKDFKPAYVQAFHLSVQQELPLQSTLELSYVGNHTVHIATLEDFNQARTCLPSEVPANAGGQCNTSLLNRRPIANFTDILTETNVGFLIYHSLQAKLERRFSHGLFLINSFTWSRGIDLSSADLETQNGDSALVNTANPAGDRGPSGYNQPLNNTTSAILDLPFGHGHRFGSSAPGWQQQLLGGWQLTGINVVTSGVPINLNYTASSNQVVSTTSASYSLRPNLTGPVSAVYGHTLTKTDSSLNGYFIPGSGTTPPPGVAIPSGTQIFGNASRNSLRGPAFGQFDLAAHKKFSLPNDRYKIEFRIEAFNVFNSTNYISPSTNIGSVNSTSGAPSYASGFGSFTGSSSVYPSRQVQLALRLAF; translated from the coding sequence ATGAAGATTAATAAAAGCAGTCCTACGAGGTTTCATCGTCGGCACGGCACGTGGGCTCCTGCCCGCCTGCTTCTTCTGCTGCTGACGATCGGGAGCTGGGTCAACGCTCGTGCCCAGTTCGATTCGGGCGCGGTGCTCGGCAACATCAAGGACCCATCCGGCGCCACGCTCAGCTCGGCCACCGTGGAGCTGTTGAACGTGGCCAAGGGCGTCAAGGTCGTACACCAGACCGATGCCGGCGGCTCCTACGAGTTCGACAGCGTGCAGCCCGGCGAGTACAGCATCTCCGTCACCGCCCCCGGCTTTCAGGTGTCCAGGACGGATAACTTCACCGTTAACGTCGGAGCACGTCAGCGTGTCGATCTTGCCCTGCAGCTCGGAGCAGCCACCGAGACGGTAAACGTCTCAGGCGCGGCGGCCCAGCTCGAGACCGAGACCAGCGATCGCGGCGAGACGGTACAGGGTGCTCAAGCGGTCGTGCTGCCGCTCAATGGCCGCTCGTACGCCGACCTGGCGCAACTCGTTCCCGGTGTGCGCCGCTCGCTGATCGCGACGGTGGCCTCGACCCCGCCGCGCGATGCCTCCTACAACGTGAACGGCCTCACCTCGATGGATAACAACTTCACCCTCGACGGCATCGACAACAACGCCTACCAGGAGGCCAACCAGGGCTATTCCAACGAGGCAGTCATCCCCTCGCCCGACGCCTTGCAGGAGTTCAAGGTCCAGACCAACAACTACTCGGCCGAGTATGGCCGGGCTGGCGGCGCTATCGTCAACGCGACCACACGCAGCGGCACCAGCGCCTTCCACGGCGGCGCGTACGACTACTTCCGCAACACCGTCCTCAACGCCTTTGGCCCGTTCTACGGAACCGGCGTAAAGCCCACGCTGGTGCAGAACCAGTTCGGCGGAACCTTCGGCGGACCGATCCTGAAGGACCGCGTCTTCTTCTTCATGGACTTCGAGGGCCTGCGCTCCATCTCGCACGCCCTGACAACGGCGACCCTGCCGACAGCAGCAGAGCTGACCGGCCTCTTCACCGTCGATGGCACCGCCACAGGCACTCCCGTCCCCGTCAAGAACCCGTATACGGGCAAAGCGTACTTGAACGGCCAGGTTCCCCTGAACGATCCCAACATCGACCCCATCGCGCTCGCTGCCTTCAAGGCTCTGCCCACACCCAACATTCCTGGGGCCGGGCTTACCGCCGCCAACTACCAGTACCTCCCCGCCGCACCGACCGTCGATAACAAGGGCGATGCACGCGTGGACTACGTGCTCAACGAAAAGCAGAACGGCTTCTTCCGCTATAGCCAGCGCGCCGTCACCTACTTCCAGCCGCCGCCGTTCCCTGGAGCAGCGGGCGGCAACAGCAACGGCACCCTGTACGCCAGGACGCGGCAGATTGCCGCAGGCTACAACTGGACCGTCACCGCGAACTCCATCCTCGAGCTGCGCTTCGGCGAGACCTGGACCGAGAGCGGCAAGCAGCCCGTCTTCCTCGGCGCACCGAACTTCCTCGCAGGCATCCCCAACGTTCCGCAGGACCCAACCTACACCGGCGGGCTGAACGCGCAGGGCGTCTCCGGCTTCACCCAGTTCGGCGAGCAGGGCACCAACCCCCAGTTCAACAACCCGACGCAAGCCAATCCCAAGGTCAACTACACCTGGGTCCACGGCCACCACAGCCTGAAGGTAGGCTACGAGTTCGGCTGGCTCTCGCAGGCCATCTCCGACTTCCATCCCAAGTTCGGGCAGGACACCTACGCGGGCTCCTTCAGCTCGTACAGCCCGCCCCCCGGCACGCCTGGCTCATCCAGCACCGCACAGGCTGCCAACCTCACCGACTTCCTCTTCGGCGCACGCAGCAACTACCAGCTCAACGCTCCGAACGAGGTCAACTATCTTCGCTACTGGCACATGGGCTACGTTCAGGATGACTGGAAGCCGCTGCCGAATCTCACTGTGAACATCGGTCTGCGCTACGAGTTCATGTCGCCGAACTATGAGCAGGACAACAAGTTCTACAACTTCGATCCCGTCAACGACCGTCTGCTCGCAGCAGGCACCGGCACGGACATCAACAGCACCGCGCCGGGCCACGTCTACAACATCCACTACACCGGCGGAAACTCGCTCGCCGACCGCGGCCTGGTCGATCCCGTCTACACCAACCTCGGCCCACGCGTAGGCTTTGCCTATCAGACGTCACCGAAGACGGTAATCCGCGGTGGCTACGGCATCAGCTATGCCTACCTCTTCCGCTTCGGAGGAGAGGGCCTGCTCGCCTACAACGGACCGAACAACTACAACGCGACCCTGCCCAGCAACCAGACGCCCAGCCAGGGGCTCTGCTCCTCGCTGACCCAGGACCCCACCACCTGCTTCCGCCGCACGCAGGACGGCTATCAGACGAACTTTGCCGGGCCCACCAACTTTTCCACTACCAAGGCGCAGACCCACTACACCCCCAAGGACTTCAAACCCGCGTACGTACAGGCGTTTCACCTCTCCGTGCAGCAGGAGCTGCCCTTGCAGTCCACCCTTGAGCTGTCTTACGTGGGCAACCACACCGTGCATATCGCGACGCTCGAAGACTTCAACCAGGCAAGAACCTGCCTGCCCAGCGAGGTGCCTGCAAACGCCGGTGGCCAGTGCAACACATCTCTGCTCAACCGCCGCCCCATCGCCAACTTCACGGATATCCTGACGGAGACCAACGTCGGCTTCCTGATCTACCACTCGCTCCAGGCCAAGCTCGAACGCCGCTTCTCGCATGGCCTCTTCCTCATCAACTCGTTTACTTGGTCGCGTGGCATTGATCTCTCCAGCGCCGACCTCGAGACGCAGAACGGCGACAGCGCCCTGGTCAACACAGCCAACCCTGCCGGTGACCGCGGTCCCTCCGGTTACAACCAGCCCCTGAACAACACCACGTCGGCTATCCTCGACCTTCCCTTTGGCCACGGCCATCGCTTTGGATCGAGTGCTCCGGGGTGGCAACAGCAGCTACTGGGCGGCTGGCAGCTGACCGGCATCAACGTCGTCACCAGCGGCGTTCCGATCAACCTGAACTACACGGCGAGCAGCAACCAGGTGGTCTCCACCACCAGCGCTTCCTACTCGCTGCGCCCCAACCTCACCGGTCCGGTCTCGGCGGTATACGGCCACACCCTGACCAAGACCGACAGCTCACTCAACGGATACTTCATCCCCGGCTCAGGCACAACGCCTCCGCCCGGAGTGGCGATTCCGTCCGGCACGCAGATCTTCGGCAACGCAAGCCGTAACAGTCTTCGTGGACCCGCGTTCGGTCAGTTCGATCTCGCGGCCCACAAGAAGTTCAGCCTACCGAACGATCGGTATAAAATTGAGTTCCGCATCGAAGCGTTCAACGTCTTCAACTCCACCAACTACATCAGCCCCTCCACCAACATAGGCTCGGTCAACAGCACGTCGGGCGCTCCCAGCTACGCCAGCGGCTTCGGCAGCTTTACCGGCAGCAGCAGCGTCTACCCGTCGCGCCAGGTGCAGCTCGCACTGCGGCTGGCGTTCTAA